In the genome of Victivallis lenta, one region contains:
- a CDS encoding glycosyltransferase family 2 protein, with product MTQHSIPIPQVSAIILTFNEERHIVRCIRNIGRIAREIFVVDSFSSDRTCELAEAEGAHVVQHPYINQAQQFQWALENLPCSGEWVMRMDADEYLTDGLIAEIRRKLPDMPQDVTGCYLPRDVIFLGKNMRHGRIAPPKILRLWRRGMAYVEQRWMDERCVVKSGRTIVLNQRFVDHNLNGLSWWTDKHNNYSNRELAVEVGGRCGLFPGAGGNGLAGRDRKKSRYYRLPPFLRAFGYFFMRYVCLGGFLDGCPGLIWAVLQAFWYRFLIDAKMYELELNLGRKPSAGELKQYMRSDLNLKVN from the coding sequence ATGACGCAGCATTCAATTCCGATTCCGCAAGTTTCGGCAATCATTCTTACGTTCAATGAGGAACGGCACATTGTCAGGTGCATTCGGAATATCGGCAGGATTGCACGGGAGATTTTCGTTGTCGACAGCTTTTCCTCCGACCGGACCTGTGAACTGGCCGAAGCAGAGGGAGCGCATGTCGTTCAGCATCCATATATCAACCAGGCGCAGCAGTTCCAGTGGGCGTTGGAGAATCTTCCCTGTTCGGGAGAGTGGGTGATGCGTATGGATGCCGATGAATATCTTACGGATGGACTGATCGCGGAAATCCGGCGGAAGCTCCCGGATATGCCGCAGGATGTTACCGGATGTTATTTGCCGCGGGATGTTATCTTTCTGGGGAAGAATATGCGTCACGGACGGATTGCGCCGCCGAAAATCCTGCGCCTGTGGCGACGCGGCATGGCGTATGTGGAACAGCGCTGGATGGATGAGCGCTGCGTGGTGAAGTCGGGCCGCACCATTGTTTTGAACCAGCGTTTCGTGGACCATAATCTGAACGGGCTCAGCTGGTGGACGGACAAGCACAACAATTATTCCAACCGGGAACTGGCGGTGGAAGTCGGGGGGCGCTGCGGTCTGTTTCCGGGGGCCGGCGGGAATGGACTGGCCGGGCGTGACCGGAAGAAAAGCCGCTATTATCGTCTGCCGCCGTTCCTGCGGGCATTCGGGTATTTTTTTATGCGTTATGTTTGCCTGGGGGGATTTCTCGACGGATGTCCCGGCCTGATCTGGGCCGTGCTTCAGGCGTTCTGGTACCGCTTTTTAATCGACGCTAAAATGTACGAACTGGAGTTGAATCTGGGACGGAAGCCGTCGGCCGGAGAGCTTAAGCAATATATGCGCAGCGATCTGAATTTGAAAGTCAATTGA